Genomic segment of Oscillatoria salina IIICB1:
AAAAATGGGACTAAGTGCAATAATGTTAACGATCTAGTTTTTTTAATGCTAATCTGCGATTGAAAATAGCTGAATGGAAGTCAGGTTCGATTTCTAAAGCTCGATCGTAACTGGCGATCGCCTCTTGGTATTTTCCTAAATAATATAGCGCAACGCCTCGGTTAGTCCAAGCATAATCAAAGTCAGGTTTAAATTCGATCGCTCGGTCGTAACTAGCGATCGCTTCTTGATATCTTTTTAAATTATATAGCGCAAAGCCTCGGTTATTCCAAGCTTCATGATAGTCAGGTTTAATTTTAATAGCTCGATCGTAACTGGCGATCGCCTCTGTATATTTTCCTAACTCATTTAGCGAATTGCCTCGGTTATTCCAATACGCCAAGCTACCATAA
This window contains:
- a CDS encoding tetratricopeptide repeat protein; protein product: MTPQLKPKLRKIFLKNYGSLAYWNNRGNSLNELGKYTEAIASYDRAIKIKPDYHEAWNNRGFALYNLKRYQEAIASYDRAIEFKPDFDYAWTNRGVALYYLGKYQEAIASYDRALEIEPDFHSAIFNRRLALKKLDR